The proteins below are encoded in one region of Ostrea edulis chromosome 3, xbOstEdul1.1, whole genome shotgun sequence:
- the LOC130053597 gene encoding uncharacterized protein F54H12.2-like, producing the protein MMHRESCACGTSSLELFKVPPTNVTLEDSKWMEYYPISSTLNSDTAPIEFEIKGQGDEYLDLSQTYLQMVCKFTKANGTNLAGGHSTSTPVNNILHSLFSEIDVSLNGKVITPRTDTYPYKAYLEKLLSYAPKTLETQMRACSLWEKDTAGHMDEVKLEALAQTPVEFPVVNNKISIAAVIPTPEYPDDSKNVGLRKRHEKITDSKEIVLMDRLHLDLFEQEKCLPNGLDVRLRFNRARPQFYMMTAAGSSGKVGIQSMILWVRKVKPVPSIINLINQQLSTQTAKYPLRRVEVKTFTIPSGTQSKITDHLFQGQMPKLIVLGFVDNAAFNGDNTRNPFHFQNETDWAPDITLEEYKNGYTLWCVDFTKDQEAQTDKFHLIQTGNLRVEVQFAANVARTLNCVVYAVFDNLLEINKQREMSVDNTVCIFYINAIAIEAPYKNGYFPGKARPYNAIVLWLIGLKRPSENREPIKDKLVNVKD; encoded by the exons ATGATGCACAGAGAATCTTGCGCTTGTGGCACCAGCAGTTTAGAACTGTTTAAAGTGCCCCCGACCAACGTCACTTTAGAAGATTCGAAATGGATGGAATATTACCCCATTTCCAGTACCCTCAACTCGGATACGGCTccgattgaatttgaaatcaaaggacaaggagatgaatatctggatttatcCCAAACTTATCTCCAGATGGTCTGTAAATTCACGAAAGCCAATGGAACGAATCTCGCAGGAGGCCATTCGACCTCCACCCCCGTGAATAACATTCTCCATTCCTTGTTCAGTGAAATCGATGTCAGTCTCAATGGAAAAGTCATTACCCCGCGGACGGATACTTATCCCTACAAAGCGTATCTGGAGAAATTGTTGTCTTATGCACCCAAGACTCTGGAAACCCAGATGAGAGCCTGTAGCTTGTGGGAAAAAGATACGGCAGGACATATGGATGAGGTCAAATTAGAAGCTCTGGCTCAAACTCCTGTGGAATTTCCAGTAGTGAATAACAAAATCAGCATCGCGGCCGTCATCCCGACTCCCGAGTATCCGGATGATTCCAAGAATGTAGGGTTGAGAAAACGTCACGAGAAGATTACAGACAGTAAGGAGATCGTGTTGATGGATCGATTACATCTGGATTTGTTTGAGCAAGAGAAATGTCTCCCTAATGGCTTGGATGTCCGTCTCAGATTCAATCGCGCTCGACCCCAGTTCTACATGATGACCGCTGCCGGGAGTAGTGGGAAAGTGGGCATTCAAAGTATGATCTTGTGGGTGAGGAAAGTCAAACCTGTGCCGAGTATCATTAATCTCATCAATCAGCAACTGAGTACTCAAACGGCGAAATATCCATTGAGACGAGTGGAAGTGAAAACCTTCACCATTCCTAGTGGCACCCAATCTAAAATCACCGATCATCTGTTTCAAGGACAGATGCCTAAACTGATCGTGTTGGGCTTTGTGGACAATGCGGCTTTTAATGGGGATAATACCAGAAACCcctttcatttccaaaatgagaca GACTGGGCTCCGGACATTACCCTGGAAGAGTATAAAAACGGTTACACCCTCTGGTGTGTGGATTTCACGAAAGATCAAGAAGCCCAGacggataaatttcatctcatacagaCGGGGAACTTGAGAGTGGAAGTGCAATTTGCCGCCAACGTGGCCAGGACCTTAAACTGTGTGGTGTATGCCGTGTTCGACAATCTGctagaaatcaacaaacaacgaGAA ATGTCTGTGGACaatactgtgtgtattttttacatCAACGCCATCGCCATAGAAGCACCGTACAAGAATGGTTACTTCCCTGGAAAGGCACGGCCTTACAACGCGATCGTTTTGTGGCTGATTGGTTTAAAGAGACCTTCCGAAAACCGAGAACCCATCAAGGACAAACTTGTCAATGTCAAAGACTGA